Proteins encoded within one genomic window of Oncorhynchus nerka isolate Pitt River linkage group LG9b, Oner_Uvic_2.0, whole genome shotgun sequence:
- the rnf182 gene encoding E3 ubiquitin-protein ligase RNF182, which yields MMGKLRNMEEGGIVEGFSTEELECMICYCPYSLGSRRPKVLECCHRLCAKCLAKILDLGESPPNAVVCPFCRFVTSFPGEAVGNLPDDCNLVAALTLQTRNQRNLHYPNEGPTELLLSPRHLSSLMGNPPSGSPSSSTTTTTTHTYSSIRGSPNYMVITIMEPPPSPQDHHPYQLHSHPPGVGTIQGRDYHSSSLDSMASITQRWAVWNCAARALVWVLGLLYFSSLPMGVYLLIMQKTTLGVLLVSLVPASLVMIMVYGFCQCLCHEFWDLMPHSSQRTIIRGG from the coding sequence atgatggggaAGTTACGGAATATGGAGGAAGGGGGGATAGTGGAGGGCTTCAGCACGGAGGAGCTGGAGTGCATGATCTGTTACTGCCCATATAGCCTGGGCAGCCGGCGCCCTAAGGTTCTCGAGTGCTGTCACCGCCTGTGTGCCAAGTGCCTGGCCAAGATCTTAGACTTGGGCGAGTCGCCACCCAATGCTGTGGTGTGCCCGTTTTGCCGGTTCGTCACTAGTTTCCCGGGCGAGGCGGTGGGTAACCTGCCAGATGACTGCAACTTGGTGGCCGCGCTGACCCTCCAGACCCGGAACCAGAGGAACTTGCACTACCCCAATGAGGGCCCCACCGAGCTACTGCTCAGCCCCAGGCACCTAAGCTCACTCATGGGCAACCCTCCCAGCggctccccatcctcctccactaccactaccaccacccacACCTACTCCTCCATCCGCGGCTCACCCAACTACATGGTCATCACCATCATGGAACCGCCTCCATCCCCTCAggaccaccacccctaccaacttCACTCCCACCCCCCTGGAGTGGGCACCATCCAGGGTAGGGATTACCACTCCTCCAGTCTGGACTCCATGGCCTCCATCACCCAGAGGTGGGCGGTGTGGAACTGCGCCGCCCGGGCGCTGGTGTGGGTGTTGGGGCTCCTCTACTTCAGCTCCTTGCCCATGGGAGTCTACCTGCTCATCATGCAGAAGACCACCCTGGGGGTCCTTCTGGTAAGCCTGGTCCCGGCAAGCCTCGTCATGATCATGGTCTATGGCTTCTGCCAGTGCCTCTGTCACGAGTTCTGGGACCTTATGCCCCATAGCAGCCAAAGAACGATCATCCGAGGAGGTTAA